aaaaaactacattttgccgcctatgtagtcccctatttatacaaataggagtcattcaggattcagccatgtttttgctcggcgttagcaacagttagaggtttttagctttctcctgaaatgttttattttatttcttcttcctcagggtagtaaaactcgctttcgctgtgaatactgtcgttatcgctgtccatgctgtaaaattaatgctattctcctgagacatgctggcaaaaatgtataagatttttgataatcttataaataaatcttattaaaaaaaaaagataaatgttgacaaaaaatgctactaagtTTGTTGttttgaacgagcgagtcaccagaggtctgtaactggggtccgtaccataggatacggacccgctcgccagccaatcagagcgcaggatttgatgaaaaccgcaccttgaaaaaaaatttattttatttgaatCGACGTAGATAAGTGAGAAATCTGTgtgcacctttattacatttgcatgcagcttttgaagtttgaatttttattattttttttaaatacgtgaGTTGTTTTTTAAATCacgtgtgtatttatactaaaacaattatcccccTCCggctcggtgaataataaccactGATATTCACTTGACCTTCGGCGAGCAGTTGCTAATTAGCCCTTTTGTTTGTGCATGCCTTTGTTGACTGGTCCGTCTTACCCGCTTCGATGGCAAATTTAACCAGTGTTCCACTGAACAAACAATTGAAAAGTCTGATTGAAAAATGATTCTTGTCAGCTTTAAATCTAATGCAGGGTGGTTTTCATTCTGCATTTGTAAGGTGTAAATGGTCATGTTGAAAACCAACCGGGGGAAAGTTACAGCAGTAACGTCTGAACATGACGAGAGACTGAATAAGCAGCTGAGTAATATTTGTGGGGGGTGCGAGTGGTTGAATATCCATGATGTTCAGGAGAAACCTGTGTGTCTGAATGATGGCTGGTCCTGGAGTTTTCAGAAGGAGTTTTAATCCCCATCACGCAGCAATGACGGTTTGAGGGAGGAAGGAAGAGCTCTTCAAGTCAGAACACACATCGATCTTGACGTTTATCCGCAAGCATTTCTCCCTAACGAGCCTCTCAGGACGAGGCAGGGCCGTGTGACATGTCGAGTGTAGAAGTGCGGAGTTTTGCAGGCCTGCGCAGAAAACAATTCGCtgtctctttaaaaaaaacaataactgtCCGACTGCTTCTCGAGCTGCTTGTCTATGCTAATGAGGTTAGCGCTGGTTGGTTGGCGCTGAATACCTGTGCCTTGTGATTGGCTGGTGTCTGTAGGGGAGGAGCTGGGTGTGGATGACAGCTGGGTGCCTGCCAGGCAAAAACAGCCTGACACTGATTGTGAAGggtggagagagagcgagagtgatAGAGcggtaggagagagagagagagagagagagggggagagagagagagagaagacgggcgTGCTTACTTCATGATGCAAGGTTaggatgttttgtgtgtgtgttgtgggatGTGAAGCAAAGGCTCGAGGGGTTGGGTGTATTGTGGGTTGGGTGCGGTATCTCGAGTGGTAATTTTCCTTTTTTGACGGTATGAATAAATGCATCCGTGTGGTTGAGCAAGCGTATGTGTATTTGTGTCTGGCAGGCAGGAGGTTGGGTGTGGTGCTAATGTATTATCATTCCACCCCACCcccctctttgtgtgtgtgtgtgtgtctgttggagCAGTGGAGTAAGAAAGTGAGGTGGAGGGGTGGAAGACAAGGAGGttttggaggaggaggaggactgggCTGTGAATGAATGGCATTGTTTGCTTGGCCatgcctcttctgctgctcgctcttTTTCATAGCCCCTGGCTCGATCTCAACACACAGCATCTGTGCTCGGCACCATGCAACGCTCCCTCCGTGACCTCGGATGAATAAGCGTTTGCATTGTTCATGCAAGATCTTTATGATTAACATTTTTCAGAGCATTTTTCTCCCCCCTTAACACTGTTTAAACTGGGCCTCGGTTGTTTTCTCATCTCTTGGCAGCCATGTTTCTTCATCCTCCTCTGTGTGCATGCTGCGAAAAAAGGCCCAACATGAATGGAAAAGAATTGAACAAATATTTGCATTGTAAGCCTCCTACTGTTACACTCGGCAATCAGCTGCTTAGGGTTTTAGCGAGAGTGAAATGGAGACGAGCGTTCTTGGGTTAACAGCTTCTGCTCTCCACAGGTCTCCAGCAGGCAGCTGAGTGGACACCTGTCAGTGGGGCAAAAGGGCACTGCTGTTCACTTTTACTGCTGTGTATGCGCTTGTATTTGTGTACGTTTAAGGATGTGCTAAATTCTAATCATCGATGCTTTTTCATTCATGTTTGCTGTATTTTAAAAAGGTGCCTTTTTATATAGCTCTGAACATGCTGGtctgggttgttgttgttgttgtttgttgttttttaaatgaaTTATTACCAGAAGAGGAGTCTCTTGATGGTGTGAAAGCCATTTGTAGCAACTGGAATGGTAACTACGCTGGTGTTTTCATTACTTAAGCTTAGTGAGCCCATGTATCTTCTTTCAGATACGAGCTCTTCATCCAtccaaaaaaaaagcttcttgatTTCATAAAGAGAATCCTGAGTGTTTTGAACTAGCCAAGAGCAAATCTAGGGTCAGCTTTCTCTCTGAAGGTTTTTGTTCTCACCTTGTATCATTTGAATGCAAAGTGTGCACAGCCTATTGTATGTTCGAGCAGCAAAGCTGGTAAAGCGCACAAATGAACGCATAGTTCACAGAGGTGGGGTGTACCAGGAGTTTGGCCTGGAGGATTTGGGTCATCATGAGTCATATCAAAGCTCCCTGCCCCCCCACTCTCAGCCCAAATACCCTCATTCCTCCTGCTGCTTCTGTccacttcttcttcctcctcgacCCCTTCATCTGTTTACCCTGCTGTGGGGGTCTGGAAATGGACAAGGGCCAGCGATGATGTGATTCTTGTTACACCCATGTGCGCACTGAAATGCGATACGCTTTTGTGTCCGTCTACATGCAGCTGCGCTTCTTCCATGTCCTTAGAGTTACACGAGCTTGACAGTGCGAATGTAGGCGTCGCGTTTAGCATAAATTCTGCCGAAATTGGAGGAAATTTGAGCCACCTGTAAGATTAGCTTTCAGGTTCACGTAGGGAAATTAATGAGCTGGGAAATGGAAAGTGTTGCATTTTATGCAATTAAGTAGAAACACgtttaatgcaaattatgactggATCAGTTAAATAGATTTTACAGAAGCTTAACTGCTTTCTTTGTGTGTAAACGGAGCGCTTAATGAAATGCTACATGTGCCAAAAGTAGCGATAATGCAAAGGGGCGATGGTCCCACAGGGAAGTTCCAGTATCCGATATGATACATCTCCACGTCCCAGCACGTTAAACTCTGTCTGattgataaataaataatgtgGCCTGTATTGAGTCTGAATGATCTTATTAAAGCTTGGCCTTTATGATTGGTTAAAAAAAGATCGCACCGTAAATGTTTGATATATTTATGTTCTATTAGACACATCCTTCCCCAAGCGTGAATATTTTTATCCAAAGCTGAATAATGTCTGATGCAGCATTTTTACAAATCCTACCAAGATGTGTTGTGTGTACTTCTCTCAGCTGCAATGCCAATGAAACGCCTCGTCTCTGTCCTGCAGGCATTCGCCCACCTATCTTAAACGGGCCCATGCACCCTCGTCCTCTGGTGGCGCTCCTGGACGGCCGGGACTGCACAGTGGAGATGCCCATCCTGAAGGACGTGGCCACTGTGGCCTTCTGTGACGCTCAGTCCACTCAGGAGATCCACGAAAAGGTAGATTTAATACACTGCAAACGGTTTGCGGTTTTGTGTccaactgtaataataataataaataaataataataaacgtCTCCGGTGTCCGTCCAGGTTCTTAACGAGGCTGTAGCTGCATTACTGTATCACACGATCTCACTATCACGAGACGACCTCGACAAGTTCAAAGGGCTTCGTGTGATCGTGAGGATCGGCAGCGGGTTCGATAACGTGGACGTTAAAGCCGCTGCAGAACTCGGTGAGTTCTGATAACTGGTTGAGCTCCTGGTTCTGATTTTGATTCGATTAGCTGCTTGGGCATCGAATCTCTGTCCATGTTTATGAATTGGTTTGAGTATCTAAGAAATACTTGTTTAATAAGGCTATATTATTATTCTCCATCTATCTCCTACACTCAGGTATCGCAGTGTGTAATGTGCCAGCTGCGTCTGTGGAGGAGACAGCAGACACTTCCATGTGCTTGATCCTGAACCTGTACCGCCGGGTCACCTGGATGCACCAGGCCTTGCGCGAGGGCACTCGAGCCTCCAGCGTCGAGCAAATCAGAGAGGTGGCAGGAGGAGCTGCTCGCATCCGAGGAGAGACGCTGGGCATCATTGGCCTCGGTgagtcattaaatcactcatctcGTCCACTTGGTATAACATTCTTGGGTTGAAGCAGTTTGTAGTCTAGCTTTGCGGGTTTTTTTGTTGCGTTCCTAAGTTTAGATGACAACAGAATTGTCATGTATAGGGCGAGcaagtattattctatccacattcactggatacgagtaATCGCccactctaattggctactcggctatcagctcatataccgtgagtaaagaaaaacaaaatggtggagtgtgttgctgaaccaaccgaggaggaGGGGGGAGGAACTCGAAaataaaccccccccaaaaaaaaaaaaaaagcaataagatATGAAATGAACGTATttgatgttaaaggaacagtccaccgtacttccataatgaaatatgctcttatctgaattgagacgagctgctccgtacctctccggagctcagatatcaatgcactgccgaagcgcgcagaaggtgttagtacgcctgtcattatagtgcggactttccatagcatagaaaatcgctacgtttcaatttgtgtaaccgaacttgtttcatatcactggtcatataaacctatgtaaacaggaaaaacgcagaagagtttggtcgcatctaactacagccccaaaaaataccattggccatgctgagcctagctacattgctaacaggagtgacagcgcgtctgactgcgtctgaccgactgggaggtcgcgcaaagctcggagaggtacggagcagctcgtctcaattcagataagagcatatttcattatggaagtacggtggactgttcctttaagaacatctctttttatttttcaagaattattattcttctagcatttttcacaaattgctcccgtcatttcgccggtttgtttacattcttcatctttaaaatttgttatttttttaatcatcttttaaaaagactggttcaaaagctcagagaagtttgaaaatgacttaactgaaatgtccaaggaagaatgaaatacctaaagctattctatacgatGGCACGACAGCaaaacggcactttctacaaaaaaaccaaCACTAAAGTAAATTCGTGCCGCCGTCGATAGATTTTTAAGAAGTGCGCctaagaggaaatgattttgtcgggctttttgtataaagttttaatttattgaatttgcaaaaaataaaaatgctctgtttctcaaagtccagtgaacgtggatggaataacagttattccactcgatctcgtCGTAGCTCAGCGCTAcgcaccttgtcagctatcagctcgtgtacgactcgacttcgtggaataattgttatagTTCTTGAGGATATCCGTAAGAATTGAATGATGACGTGATGTAATCAACTGTTCTACGAACATActtttaaagcatttttttaactcGCTCATTCATGCTGATTGACAGTCGTATGCTTGGATGAAGTAGTTGCAAAATTATCACAGTTTACAAAATATTGACTCAAGTTCTAATTATGTGTCAAATTAAAATCTAAAATTGTGATGAGGAAGCTGTCTCGAGCTGACCTGCACTGTAAAAGATGTGGAAATAGTCACTGGACTGTATAGTCTTGATCTCTGCTTCAGGACGTGTTGGCCAAGCAGTGGCTTTGAGGGCAAAGGCTTTTGGTTTTGGGGTGATTTTCTACGACCCGTATCTGCCCGAGGGGGTAGAAAAATCCCTGGGGCTCCAGCGCATGGCCACGCTGCAGGATCTGCTCATCCACTCAGACTGTGTGTCCCTTCACTGCAGCCTGAACGAACACAACCACCACCTCATCAACGACTTCACTATCAAACAGGTAGCTCACGTGCACACACGCGTCACCTCATGCCACTGAGGGCCGTCACGTGTCGCGATGTGTCCTTAAAGTCCTGATACATCCTTTGTTACCGAGGCATTGCAGTTTAAGACCACAAGTGCATTTTTCTGCTTTACATTCAGTGAAAACTTGATTACCTTCTAATAGCATCTTGTGATCTGTGTGTTAGATGCGTCAGGGTGCGTTCCTGGTGAACACTGCACGAGGGGGCCTGGTGGATGAGAAAGCTCTGGCTCAAGCACTGAAAGAGGGCAGAATACGCGGCGCAGCTCTCGACGTCCACGAGACCGAGCCCTTTAGGTAAGCGTGTGCGTTTTAGCAAGGATTTTTTCTGACTTGTATTTGGACAGTACGTATTTATGACCTGGAAATTCAGGTTCGCTGAGCAAATTTGCCGttggttaattattttttttaatcacgcAATAGGTACATTTCTAAAACCTTTCTGCTGCTAGAGACTTCTTTGAATTAAAAGATAAATACCACAGTGAATGAATAAGCTCTACACATATTAGGCTCATTTGTTTTAAATGTGTACGATATTCCAGAACAATATAATATAATTCCACGACATGTTTAGGTCATTAATCATTTATAATTTACTTGTTTTGAGTTATTTAGTTTTGGATCAAACCCATTCACAGTGACCAGGCTAATAACGTAATACCAATTCAGAAATAAATATAGTCACCAGTATTATGGTGGGATGTTTTACAGcactgtaacaaaataataataataataataataataatcatccctCTGGCTATGCTGCAGACTTCTGAGCACCACTgtcttaagggttgttttacaatcagggtgcgcaagctaaaaatcacaatcagggctttgaaccagaatttttttcctattggttcgttccgaacagaaacggaattttaacgtttccggttttgggttccaccattaaatagacgttcccgaaccggttagatcaaaaaaatttcattcccggaacggtttattacgttccctgtcagctgtttaacaaatggctataaaattatgtctctgtctcatccagcttaagccaaatgtaggctaattctattacaaccttcattaaataagacaagaaataattcaaaacaattattatttcaaatgttggcgatttggattctcagtatgtcttcccatctacacaaacagaaaaagtgccaaaaatgaaa
The Neoarius graeffei isolate fNeoGra1 chromosome 8, fNeoGra1.pri, whole genome shotgun sequence genome window above contains:
- the LOC132890473 gene encoding C-terminal-binding protein 1 isoform X2, which gives rise to MMQGIRPPILNGPMHPRPLVALLDGRDCTVEMPILKDVATVAFCDAQSTQEIHEKVLNEAVAALLYHTISLSRDDLDKFKGLRVIVRIGSGFDNVDVKAAAELGIAVCNVPAASVEETADTSMCLILNLYRRVTWMHQALREGTRASSVEQIREVAGGAARIRGETLGIIGLGRVGQAVALRAKAFGFGVIFYDPYLPEGVEKSLGLQRMATLQDLLIHSDCVSLHCSLNEHNHHLINDFTIKQMRQGAFLVNTARGGLVDEKALAQALKEGRIRGAALDVHETEPFSFSQGPLKDAPNLICTPHTSWYSEQASIEAREEAAREVRRAITGRIPDSLKNCVNKEYLMAASQWPTMETASVHSELNGAGYRFPAGLIGVTPGALPGAGAGVEGMVAGTLPLAHPLAPVSHPPHTPSPGQPTKAEADRDVPSDQ
- the LOC132890473 gene encoding C-terminal-binding protein 1 isoform X1 is translated as MALMDKHKVKRQRLDRICEGIRPPILNGPMHPRPLVALLDGRDCTVEMPILKDVATVAFCDAQSTQEIHEKVLNEAVAALLYHTISLSRDDLDKFKGLRVIVRIGSGFDNVDVKAAAELGIAVCNVPAASVEETADTSMCLILNLYRRVTWMHQALREGTRASSVEQIREVAGGAARIRGETLGIIGLGRVGQAVALRAKAFGFGVIFYDPYLPEGVEKSLGLQRMATLQDLLIHSDCVSLHCSLNEHNHHLINDFTIKQMRQGAFLVNTARGGLVDEKALAQALKEGRIRGAALDVHETEPFSFSQGPLKDAPNLICTPHTSWYSEQASIEAREEAAREVRRAITGRIPDSLKNCVNKEYLMAASQWPTMETASVHSELNGAGYRFPAGLIGVTPGALPGAGAGVEGMVAGTLPLAHPLAPVSHPPHTPSPGQPTKAEADRDVPSDQ